The Carassius carassius chromosome 37, fCarCar2.1, whole genome shotgun sequence genomic sequence acgtTTAAACCATTTGCATACTTTATTTTAGTACTTGTTCATgtcatttgcattttttaaattgtattaaaaaatgtatttgcatatttttattttactatattttttgttatttaaaaaaatgttggtaCTCCTTATTTGCATATTTCTGTTTTCTTGTTCATTCCATtggcatattttttattttattttacaacgtTCACtccaattgcatttttattttattacttgttcacttcatttgaatttaTTACATTCACTCCATGTGCATACTTTATTTTGCCCATTTTTCACCACTATTTTCATCTAGGCAACACACCTGATAATTAGTAGCAAATAAACTTGacataaaatatgcatatttgcAGACATGCGTATTCATATCACGGATTTCCAGACAGAAGTTGTCTTTGCTGAATTCATTCTCATTCTGTCTGTGTCTCACACACAAACGCAGTGAAAGATGACTGTCCAGAAGACTAAATGAACGACCATCCCGTCTGCTGATCACAGCAGCACATTATCGCAGAGAAAAACGCTCGCTCAGCAGCTCCCGCCGGCCAGAGAGCCATCTGAGAGAATGAAGATTAATGAAGTGTCAGGCTGGAAAAACAGTATACATTATTATGATTAAACCACACACACGGCTGATCAGACAGAACTAGAAGACTCATTGGACGATAATCCACAAATTAAGACTTTTTGAGAAATGTTGTCCATTTGTCCTGCCTGTATAGATGTTACCACGATATCCCAGAATcctccattgtgtgtgtgtgtgtgtggtttgatgTTTGGTGGAAAGAATAATAATGCTGTTAGATGGAGAGGTTGAAAAGTGTAGACTAATTCACAAATATCAAATCAGGTTTTTAACACTATTTTTCTCCTGAAAATCTCCATTGTAGTCCTGAAGTATTTGCTTGGTTTAATCAAAAGCTTGCTTGAACTTGCTTCTTTAGAAGTCGATCTGAGAGCAGTTTCCTCAGGAGGCGCAGAGAAACATGTTGCACTCCGTCAAAAATTATATCACTCCTGTTATAATCAATAAAGctgtctgttttgtttgttgtttttttacattctCCACAGCCTTTTCATTTAGTTTTCCTGGTCTGTCTGACATAGAAATGGTCTCTCTCATAAATAACCTGTAGGCTACAATGCATTTTTTGTTATACctttatacaacaaacaaacctATTCTCCCAAACATCTGTATCTTGAGTTTCTGTTGCATGTATATGCAGTTAaagcatacattttaatttgtaaatgtataCAGTTTGCCAGTTTTAGTCTAGTGTCTGATCTAAATGTCTTGACAATAAtgtcaaccacatagcaacaccttgttAACCGTTATACGAAGGTATATTGTAAGAAGCACAGACCGTAACAAGTAACTGACTCAAATCAGTTTGTATTAGACGCAGTGCACTAAAACAAACgttgtgtttgtgttgtagaTACGCCAGTCTGTATTTCTGCTGTGCCATAGAGGATCAAGATAACGAACTGATCACACTGGAGATCATCCACCGCTACGTCGAGCTGCTCGACAAATACTTTGGCAGCGTGAGTCACGTGACATAAAGTGATAAACTGGCGTTACGAGTTGCCTCCAAAAACGAAAGCGGTCGCAGATAACAGTGATTGATCTTCTCAAACTCAGGTCTGCGAGCTGGATATCATCTTTAATTTCGAGAAGGCATATTTCATCCTGGACGAGTTCCTGCTGGGAGGCGAGGCTCAGGAGACGTCGAAGAAGAACGTCCTGAAAGCCATCGAGCAGGCGGATCTGCTGCAGGAGGTGAGGCCTTAAAGCATTTCAGAGACTGAAACACTTTGCTGAGCAAGATAGTTGATGTTAATTAGTCAGCTGGCTTGTTTATATCTAGCTTCTTTAGAATAATAACACATCAGGTTTAATGAGTCTCCTGCCCTCTTGAATTCTGAGGTTTATTACCAGCACAGCAAAGCAACAGGGCTGTTAGTGTACATCATCGTGCTTTTAGCCTCGCACTTTGAATTGAATAGTAGAAATCCCTCAGGAGCTGCAGGTTCACAATGACTCAGTGGTtatccccacacacacacacacacacacacacacatgctgctctTGTATTACCCAGCCAGCCTGGCGCTTGCAAAACAAAACGTTCCTTTGTTCGTTACAGTGAAGAGGAACTGAGCTTTCAAACACAATCTTTTCATTTTGGTCTTTGTGAAGTCTCACAGACTCACAGATCTGCAGGATGTCTGTCCTGATGCTGGGATTTCAGATTGAAGCTGAAGTGTGTCTTGAGTTTACAGCATTTTCTCTCATTCCATTTTAATGTGCAGAGTTGCTGTAAGTCTAATCTGAAGTCCAGACGACTGCCTAGTAACACTTTTGCCATCCCCAGATCCCTAGCAGCCGCATAGCAACACCATAGGAGCCAGTCAGAGCACTCTAATGTCAGTCACCTTAGAACTGCAGAGCTACATCCtggcaaccatccagaacactgTAGCAACACAAAAAAGCCTAGCAGCAGCCACATAGCAACCAGTCTGGGAACCATTCAGAACACCTTGACAACCACATTGCATTGACACAGCAACAACTAAGAGCACTATAACAGGTGCCTgaaaaccacatagcaacaccctagcaaccattcagAGCATCATGAGCAACTGAATACTGTAGCAAAACACTTTTCCAgtcacatagcaacaccttggtAACCATCCAAAACATTATAACAAATACTTACTGTAGCAACACACAACCAACCTTaatcacatagcaacaccttagtaaCCAGCCGGAGCATTATAACAAATACATACTTTAGCAACGCACACAACCAACTGTaatcacatagcaacaccttagtaaCCATCTGGAGCATTATAACAAATACATACTTTAGCAACGCACACAACCAACTGTaatcacatagcaacaccttagtaaCCATCTGGAGCATTATAACAAATACATACTTTAGCAACGCACACAACCAACTGTaatcacatagcaacaccttagtaaCCATCTGGAGCATTATAACAAATACATACTTTAGCAACGCACACAACCAACTGTaatcacatagcaacaccttagtaaCCATCCGGAGCATTATAACAAATACATACTTTAGCAACGCACACAACCAACTGTaatcacatagcaacaccttagtaaCCATCCGGAGCATTATAACAAATACATACTTTAGCAACGCACACAACCAACTGTaatcacatagcaacaccttagtaaCCATCTGGAGCATTATAACAAATACATACTTTAGCAACGCACACAACCAACCATAAttacatagcaacaccttagtaaCCATCCGGAGCATTATAACAAATACATACTTTAGCAACGCACACAACCAACTGTaatcacatagcaacaccttagtaaCCATCTGGAGCATTATAACAAATACATACTTTAGCAACGCACACAACCAACCATAAttacatagcaacaccttagtaaCCATCTGGAGCATTATAACAAATACATACTTTAGCAACGCACACAACCAACTGTaatcacatagcaacaccttagtaaCCATCTGGAGCATTataactagggctgtgaatctttggcaagtcTTCGATTCGATTACgtttcataggttttcgattcaagaacgatttttacaaatttagaacgattcgattcacaatttaattcgattataacgattcgattctgcattctttaagtgcattcacgggattatttaaatgcttctactaaattctttaaatgcttagtcagggggcaaattacagtagcatttatggttagagaaccataggttagaaaaaaaaaaaccaaaaaaccttttgtccattgttaaatgctagtttatgatgcaacatggcatacgtaaaaatgtatgtaagccaagtttttaaaaaagagcttaaagagtattatgtataagctaacattttgtcacaccaggggcgtagccataatttcagaagtgacagaaatgtcaaatacaatcattttatgtatgtagcctatataataataataataataataataataataataataataataataatagttattattattattattatttttacaaggaattatgttcttttttaattacttttaattatctgtaataaatcaaatacactgctggacaataatcaatcatttgtaatcaatatttttttcctaatggcaattttatgattgttttatatactaggctacgtttaattagcaattatttaaattttctacacagaataaggtagaaaatatactttatagtttctgtactgtaataaatgtcaattagcactgcatcattcataaattttttttgtgggtttttttaagtttcatcagttcattctgcttttattcagtttagctgcagatatagcctggcacgtctatgagagcgagatcgcttctctttcagtgtaaaaacgtcttcatctctatttaacttttcctctccatcagcgaatgattctgagagaaaacgtgccatgTCGTGTCTGATgtctgcagaggtggaaagagtacaaaaatattctactcaagtaaaagtaccattacattaattaaattttacttaagtacaagtaaaagtaccagtctaaaaatcaactcaagtaaaagtaaaaagtagctcatttaaaatttactcagagtaaaaattacttagttacattttaacagtgggagggagtcaaaatgggacagatcaagggtgtcaaactcagttcctggagggccacagtcctgcacagtttagatttaaccctaattaaacacacctgatccagctaatctaatcatttaggtttttttgaaaactacatgatatgtgtgctggagcagggttagaactaaactctgcagggctacggccctccaggaactgagtttgacacccctgggataggtctattaatctcaaactagtggtttttaattaaaggaatcagttatttagaataataaaacatttgggctgttaccaggcaaatcagtatcaacaaactcatcttttaatgcagaagattcattggaagtggcatttagatgtattacactgtttagtgcaggacaagaatgcatttaacctgcagttacaaatgcatgaataatgttttgatatacaagacataaaatgttgaatactcatttgaaatgataagaaattaattatttaaaaaaaatcaaaagatactttaaatgtgaaattaaaatggccattatgtgtcagcaagtcactgttaata encodes the following:
- the LOC132118565 gene encoding AP-1 complex subunit sigma-2-like isoform X3 — encoded protein: MQFMLLFSRQGKLRLQKWYVPLCDKEKKKITRELVQTVLARKPKMCSFLEWRDLKIVYKRYASLYFCCAIEDQDNELITLEIIHRYVELLDKYFGSVCELDIIFNFEKAYFILDEFLLGGEAQETSKKNVLKAIEQADLLQEVRQEAETPRSVLEEIGLT
- the LOC132118565 gene encoding AP-1 complex subunit sigma-2-like isoform X7 — protein: MQFMLLFSRQGKLRLQKWYVPLCDKEKKKITRELVQTVLARKPKMCSFLEWRDLKIVYKRYASLYFCCAIEDQDNELITLEIIHRYVELLDKYFGSVCELDIIFNFEKAYFILDEFLLGGEAQETSKKNVLKAIEQADLLQEPRHEYFNVPVY
- the LOC132118565 gene encoding AP-1 complex subunit sigma-2-like isoform X2; translated protein: MQFMLLFSRQGKLRLQKWYVPLCDKEKKKITRELVQTVLARKPKMCSFLEWRDLKIVYKRYASLYFCCAIEDQDNELITLEIIHRYVELLDKYFGSVCELDIIFNFEKAYFILDEFLLGGEAQETSKKNVLKAIEQADLLQEVDLGISYRIEEIEAFILHR
- the LOC132118565 gene encoding AP-1 complex subunit sigma-2-like isoform X4 yields the protein MQFMLLFSRQGKLRLQKWYVPLCDKEKKKITRELVQTVLARKPKMCSFLEWRDLKIVYKRYASLYFCCAIEDQDNELITLEIIHRYVELLDKYFGSVCELDIIFNFEKAYFILDEFLLGGEAQETSKKNVLKAIEQADLLQESQTEDWGGLANEEIL
- the LOC132118565 gene encoding AP-1 complex subunit sigma-2-like isoform X6, whose amino-acid sequence is MQFMLLFSRQGKLRLQKWYVPLCDKEKKKITRELVQTVLARKPKMCSFLEWRDLKIVYKRYASLYFCCAIEDQDNELITLEIIHRYVELLDKYFGSVCELDIIFNFEKAYFILDEFLLGGEAQETSKKNVLKAIEQADLLQENLDFQICLLPAPT
- the LOC132118565 gene encoding AP-1 complex subunit sigma-2-like isoform X5, encoding MQFMLLFSRQGKLRLQKWYVPLCDKEKKKITRELVQTVLARKPKMCSFLEWRDLKIVYKRYASLYFCCAIEDQDNELITLEIIHRYVELLDKYFGSVCELDIIFNFEKAYFILDEFLLGGEAQETSKKNVLKAIEQADLLQEEAETPRSVLEEIGLT